The nucleotide window GCGCATGCGCGCAGCAGCGCTCGTTCACGTCACGAGCCTCGCCCAACCCTGACAGCAAAATGGATTTGCATGACTTTTTtagcatttacatatttaaaaagtttacGTGTGACATGTCAGTTACGCATTGAGGAAATCACAATGtctcaaatgcattaaacagTGGTTGGTCATGGTGCATCGATTTGATCCGTGATCGACATTAAGGGCTTAAGAATAAACATGCAGATAAAATGATCCCTATCGTTTTGAAAGGCTATTTGAAATcaggttttacattttaattcccGCTTTTCTTTGCGTCTTTTAGGAAACGCACCCCTGGTGTGCATGTTCtcttggcaattttttttttacatttaaattcttaTTTCAATTAAGTTAGATGTGTCTTTTAAATAAAAGACCAAACACATTTCCAAATTTAGTCTAGATCACATTTACCAATGAATAATTCTGAGCACAAATGTATTTGCTGTAAACTCAAGCTTATTTTTTAgttaaggattttgttttgtgccAGGCTTTTGTGGTTTTTCCTTGAGATGCAAGCTGCATCAATGACAAAGGACTGGACTTCAGTTAGCAATCAGATCGATGTAATGAAAGGCTCATCTGTGTCTGTGTCCATCCAACACGTCTACTACTCTGGCCTCTTCACTGCCATCAGCATCCCAAATCTGAGACGCTGAACTCTATGAATATATAGCAGTCTTCATGAAAACATATTTAGGAAGCAAGACTGAGGTTTAGGAATCAACACTTATTCTTTTTGGAGAAATCAAATGTCAACTTCCAGCTTTATTTTTAGCCATTTTAACAAGTGGAGAAGCACTGCTCTGTGGTACAGCATAGTCTTGAACGTGAAATTTCAGcaagattaattattttaaaccaaGTCATCTGGTAAACAATCGCTTTATTTACCTTCATCTGGGAAGGTACATTAGCAAAACAAGTTTCCTTACTTGTATACTTAGGCTTTAAGACAAATGTCAAGAAAAACAACCTACAAATTGTCACATTTAACAACAGAACTGATCGATACACTACCACTGTAGGAAAGACTTTCAGGTAGAAGCTCACAAAACTCAATACGCTCTTAGCAAAGTGTTAATGTGATGATGCAAAACAAATCCACTAATCCAGTTGTGCTCTTCAATCCAAACAAGTGACACAAATCCAATCGTTAATTCAAACCAAACAGCTAAAAGGTATCATGTCTTGATTAATACTCGGTCCTTCAGATCAAACCTACAGTTTTCAGAATGTGACTTTTTAAATGCAACAGCTTTACCATAGTGCTACATTAATCAATTAACATTTCAACAAACATGCTGGAGAAACATACTAATAaactcacaaaaataaaaataaatctgcataaTAGAATGTAAGGTGTTCAGTAGTTATTCCCATTCCTCATCATCTGCAGCAGCTGCTGGGGTTGGGGCGGATGCTCGAGGCGGCTCATCTGTCTTGAAGGACCCTCCCTACAAACAGAAACCAGTAAAAGTTTCGTTTTACATTTGATGTTCCCTCCTGATGTAATGACCCACCCAACtcagagcagctgagtccttagccatcttcaacgATCTCTTGcctctttatttgaccctcgaaCTCTAGCACTCACTAttataattctattctttaaataaaacaaaaaaataaaaacttgctaCGTGTACCGTTAGGCTAACTAAAAATCATAATAGCACTTGCACTtttgactgcttctattgtcctcatttttaagtcgctttggatgaaagagtctgctgaatgactaaatgtaaaagaCATGCATCAAATTACAACAAATCAAGTTCAGGTATGGAGTCAATATGATGcttgctcatatatatatatatatatatatatatatatatatatatatatatatatatatatatatatatatatatatatatatatataacaaaagaaaataaaattttgcAAACAAAAGTATTGAGGGAAATAATTTtgcttttgcaaacaaaaataaagaattgcaaaacaaatgaaacggcgcgaaagcaatgattttgcaatacatattttccatgggcATATcttttatttgcaacgctgcttttattctGCGTGTAAATCTATTTGAGCTTGCGATACCGTTTTCCCTTTGCGCTTAACTTTTCTGCACGTCTAGCTTTCTGGCAGTTTTGACATGGGGGTGGAGCCAAGGGatgggggcgtgtacaacatgcctccctggaagtgacatcatcggcccgagacgcaaCTCACTGATCcgggtcctgtcatgatgagcagaggcttGCGAGTGgatcatttcatttatgttttgcaattctttatttttgtttgcaacaagcaaaattattttcctcaatacttacatttttgtttgcaaaacattttttgtgtgtatgtatacgtCATTATACTGACTCCATATTCAGGCAGCCACATGAGAAGTGTTGAGCCATACCTTTCGTGTGTCTGTAGATGCAAACACTTTTCCACGAGGGTTGAAGCCTGTTGTTCCATGAGCACTGAAAGCTATTTCCTCCAGCCATTTGGGAACTTCCTGTTGGGCCTGGGATAAAGGTTTATGAAGTTATTGATATTTGTGTGTACTGCATACAGTTCATTGCCtatgtttacatttaaacacaGAATATgcaacatttcattcaaatattccattAGTTTTTAAGCACATATTTGAGCATTGACCATATGTGCGCTGCTGCTTTAGCAATGATCAATTATTATGGATTAGAGCCCAATTTAAATCTGTTGTTCATATAAAGTGATTTTATAGGCACAATATGAACATTTTACAACTAAAGAGTATGAAAACACTAAGTATCTTGGATGCGATATGAAAAGTACAGACCCCAGACAGAACTTTGACCAGAGAGCGAGCTAATGGAGTATCAGACTCTGGGTTGAAGAAGGACACGGCCCGCCCGATGTTCCCACAGCGTCCGGTTCTCCCGATGCGATGGACGTATTCGTCGATGCTGCTGGGCAGGTCGAAATTCACAACGTGCTGGACCTGCTCAATGTCCAGGCCTCTGGCGGCAACAGACGTGGCCACCAGCACCGGACACTGACCTGTGCGAAAATCACTGAGAgccttctctcgctctctctgctcCCGATCACTGTTCAGAAAAGGAATAAAATTCAGTTAAAAGCTTTGGTCAGAAAGGATCTCTAACACCATGCATCTATAACTGCCTTGTTTTCTTCAATAACATGTTCGCTCTGATATAATGTGTTGGAGAAAAAATTACAGAAAGGgacaagaaataaacaataccCATGGATGCTTGTAGTGGACAGCTTCTCCTGGCAGAGAAATGTTGCAATGAAATCAGCACTTCTTTTGGTTTCAACAAAGACCATCGTGCGCTCAGTCCCTGTAATGGCAAACAAAGTGCCATAAAACACATCCGTTTGCTCAGGATATGAACATCGAAGTTGATGTCAACATTTAATTCTTtacaaaccatataaatcttacaTGTATAAAATTGATGCAAAACTGGATTTCACAAAAATAAGTGAATAAACAGGAATCAGTTTTACACAACTGGTTACAGGATACAATCAATACCAAACTATTGGAAAATCAGTACCAAACTATATGTACTGCATTAGCACAAAgcagttacaattatatttttttctactgtttctgaACCCAACAAAGATGCACATCACGGTGGAAAAATGTCAAAGTATAAACCTCTTACTGCTACATTTGATTAAATCGGTTACAACTGAACATTCTTAAAAGGGCTTATAACAGACAAatctaatttttaatttaataataaaacgaATATTTGAATCTCAAAATTGAAAATCTTCAGCTTCAGTACTTTCACGCTTCGTAACACACAGAGAGCCGTGGCGTCACCACAGAGAAGAGGGACCCCTCTCAAACAGCGTGGCATTCCAAACGTGGTTTAAACATGCACCAGTATtgcgttttaaaaaaaattcagatcaAAAGAAAAGGTATTCGGTAGGAACCGGTATACAGCCCAGCGCCATTCATGACCCCTTTTAAAGGTGTGTGAACTAATTTAATAACTTGAATATCCATCAGTTTCTCACAAGGTTATCAACAGGTTTATACTTCAATAAGTATATTGCATATGGATTTTCAGTAAGGCCTCAATGTGAAATAATCAGTGGTGTATTCATGTGAATGTACCTGTAGATCGGAGCAGATCAAGCAGCTGGTCTCTCTTGGAGTACTGGTCCACCTGAATGATAGTTTGCTCCACATCACTGCATGCTCCACCAACCACACCAACAGCAAGGAAAATGTAGTCCACTTTCAAAAAATCTGCAGCCATCCTATCATACAACAGAGGgggcaaaacattttcaaaatctaGTTGTGTGGCTGACTAGGATCGTTTAAAGCCACGTGTAATTAATCTCATTTTAAATTTGACTCCAATCAGAAGTTTttaaaagggggggtgaaatgctattgatgcatactgagttttttacactgttaaagagttggattctcatgctaaacatggacaaagtttcaaaaattaagttgtacgtttgaaggagtatttctgttccaaaaatactccttccggtttgtcacaagtttcggaaagtttttttcgagtatggctctgtgtgacgttagatggagcggaatttccttatatgggtcctgaggcacttctgccggaagagtgcgctcccgtatagcagcgcactgagagcacaacagacttcactgatcagagcgagagcgtctcgaaatgtcacaaaagaagtgtgtttttggttgccagggcaagacaaccctgcacagattacaaaaaaaaaacagcattaagggaccagtggatggagtttatttttacagagcatcaacggagttgtgcaagtgtttttgtttgttccctgcatttcgaagatgcttgttttacaaacaaggtccagtttgacgacggatttgcgtatcgtttatttcttaaggatgatgcaatcccaacgaaaaagggtcacgatcgtgtgttggaaccgcaggcggtgagtaaaactgcttcaaatatctctgtctcCTTGTtggtgcgtccgcctcccatcggagacccgggttcaagccccgctcggagcgagacgttgctgatgctgctttcgttcagtttcagcctctggatcggATTCTTtcacagtttccaaacgctctcaacacaaaagcctactgcgcttgtgattctttagctccgtccacacgtcacgcctccaggcgctcgtgtttttccgggaaaaatcggtacagactatctttcgcttatgaatataataaaactaaagactttttggagttatgaaggattcagtactactctatatgtactcaagattaacaggatattgagtgaaaacgagcatttcacccccctttaagggGGTGTTTACATTAGACTCACTCTAGTAGCTAGATTGAGTGCAACAAAGCAATGGAAGCACAATCATGTCAGAGCAATTTTTGAGCTCTCAGAACTAGTTTggactagggctgcacgttctcaagtttttcattaaccgttaaccgaggcccttagcggttaatactcggttaaccatagtgtgccatagtaaccataaccatagtaatttccggacattggccgaaaaaaaaaggaatgtccgacaaaatttaatctctccggtcaaattgtcctattaaaactgcctaataatgccgccgattaacacaatctgaatttgagaataagcctaaaatgtataacaagcagactccgcggccgcctcgctaaggctatgactatgtttgacacgtacaatatttgaaaagcgataattatttatttatttatttaaattacatttatatctgaatttatgtcaacctatagactttcaaatatcaaaatgtcatgaattaatatgtatttttgtacaaaatgacatataaacatattttcctattatactttgcctggaaacgcttccaacaaggcgtcggttctatttctagcatgcacgcgtcgagccgcgcgtctcacgcaggcagtcgacAAGCtataacctgttaacatgggagccgaattaaaaacggacacgccacgcagctgagatgctttcacgcatccagtgtgtcctgaccggcctaatgatgcccgggtgttcgctgttgagattacaacaacgaggttgtacttgaagtatatctaagcactgtattgcaatacttgcattttgccccgtcactcgtattagcccgcttcatattagaaaaatgacttcttcttgtggacattacaaatgtctgggagcgctctggcggtctctggtggtgcaaaaatgtattacaactaaattcaatgcacgccattgacgtcacttaaccgagcaaaatgtttcactcggttacacaatttttaacggttaatcggttaaccggttaaccatggacacccctagttTGGACATATCTATTCTAatggtttttgttatttttgaaactttgtaatCTTTTACACTAGTTTCAAAAAGCAGATTGAACATTTAGCATCTTTCAATCAGACAAAACCCGACGCATATGTCTGCAGTACAGCATGAATTGACCTTTAAAGTGTTTCAGAGACAGACCTTTGAATATCTTCAGGGTATGTGGCGCTGAACATGAGGGTTTGTCGATCCTCTTTTGAAGGCATGCCTGGAGATCCCACCAGCTTACGCATATCAGGCTCGAAGCCCATGTCCAGCATTCTGTCTGCTTCATCCAGAACCAAATACCGCAGCTTACTCAGGCCAACCTGACacagaaaagtaaaacaacaacaactcataGCCACGTTATATATCCAATCGTTTATGCATACTTTAGCACATTGGGGAGGCATTACCTTTCCACGACCGATGATGTCAAGCAATCGTCCTGGGGTCCCACACAAAATATTGCAGCCCTTTAACACCTCTCGAATTGTGTATCCAGTATTTATTCCACCATAAACCACCACAGGACGCACACAGGTCCTACACAAGATTCAAAACCGCACTTTATACTGCCATCATTTTTAACCTGGAAGCTACAagcaatatataataaatgaggGAGCTCATACGAAGCTAATGAGGAGTTATGAATCCGAATCAAGCATTGTAGAAAaagctacataaataaaggtgaaatcTGTATCAATACTCAGCCCTACCGTGTAGAGCTGCACAATTACCGGTAATCAAATTTCTAAATCacaattacaattatggatgccacaattacgtaatcgttcaaagtccacttatggtACTCTGTGTGCTTAAGgggaattttcttttttctttctaaattttaTCTTAAGGATTTTTCCTCATTTTAAATTTCAGTATAACAATaccattcttttttctttttataataataataaaaaaaaaaaactatctgatGTAGTTGACATTTTAagcttaatattataaaaaagtacTAAAGgttttttcagttagtgttttcagcttgtttatattcataaaaatatgcaaaaaacgcaattaagggaataatcgacaagtatgattttttttcataatcgtTAAGCTCTACTGTGCATAATGTTCTGCAGTAAAATTTCAAAAGGCAATTGCAGATTTACTtggtatttatttttctattgatTTTAAGGGGGGTGTCTCTATAGCCAGAAGCAGACAGAAGTTCAGGGCAACACATGAGAAAATTAACTGTCTTGTATGTCAAAGGTTTGTTACTATTTGCATgccttttgttaaataaaactgcaaagatatttctgttttcatatataCAGTTTAAAATTAGAATTATTCCAAACAAAGTCTAATTTCAAAATTACTTTAAGCCAAgaaaattctaaatgtaaaactCTACAtcaatgtatacaaaaaaagaagCTGAAAATTGTAAAATGTGTACCCATATGCAAACTTCCTGGCCTCCAGATAGATCTGATTGATGAGCTCTCTGGTGGGGGCCACGATTATGGCCTCGGGCTCTTGCACCTCGCTGAACTTGCTGGCAGCCACACCATCAGCCATCAGCCGCTGAAGGATGGGCAGCAGGAAGGCCGCCTGACGGATGGCACAGAGCAAGCAAATGGTGATTACAATCACTGACAAACCACTTCAGAATGAAGATTGGCGTTTAATAAGAACGGCGTGTCAGAGGGTTGTTCTTGCCGTTTTTCCTGATCCGGTCTGGGCACAAGCCATTAGATCTCGTCCAGCAGAAATAATGGGAATCCCATGTTTCTGGACAGGAGTAGGCTTCACATATCCAGACTTCGTTACATTCTTTCTCAGTGATTCACAAAGTCCTGCTTCATCAAAAGTCTGTAAGAGAGAGTGAGCATGTGAGTGACATTTTGAAGTACTGTTGAATTTGTAGCCATTTTGCCCTATTTTCATAGCCTCTGAGCATGCTACGTAAACAAAACTGCTTGTGAAAATAAGCCTGTGTGTAGACAATGAAGAATATTTTTCCCATCAATGTCTTGTAAAATTTAAGAAACcgagataattaaaaaaaagacagcCATCATTTAGATGTGTTCCAGATTGACACCTTAAACTGGGAGGCGTTAGcagttaattaaaaatgtacaactAGTAAGAGTATTACAACCAGTTCCTTATTTCTAATGGAAAAAAGTGTACCTGGttaatgtttgtttgctttattttacaagagcacaaatcttgtttttttatggtgcgcgcgcacaaataaaagtaaCCACTTTTGCAGATTATATCTTTCTCCAAAAAGATCACAAACTAATGCACTGTAAaccaaaaatgattttattttaaaacaaacaggCCTACCAGGATGCAAATCTCTATTACTCTATTATTATGGTCTATTACTGCATTGACAAATCACACTGATAATACAACTTCTAATAGTCAAAGTTAAAATGGATTACAATATATATGCTCTAATAACTTACCATAATAGCCTTTGGAGGATTGCTGCCACTCACATCCACAAGGATGTCATCATATTTGTCAAAATTAATGCCCGTGGCATAATGGGAAAATATTGAACTCTCCTCTTCTGGAGGGGGAGGCGGCACATAGACAACCTTGGGTCCTAcaagaaacagaaacaaatgaaTAGTTCATTCTGGATATAAAACAAGTCAACTATAAATCTTACGCTGTATGAAGCAAATGACTTGCATTGAAAAAATTACCCACCTGCATTTTCACCTGCTTCTTGATCTGGCTTGTCTGCGGTTGAAGCTGGACaattaggaagaaaaaaaaaactaagccaaTTAAAACGCAAAAGGTTCATTACTTACTAGTTACTACAAATGTAGTAAATTACCCTTGGAAAACACTTCCTCATTCCGGCCTCTGAAACCTACAGTGTCATTAAAGAGAGCTCAATTGAACCCATAACATACTCaccaactacaaaaaaaacaaaaaaacaaaaacacaccaccacattaatattaaaatgttacctCCTCTTCCAAAGCCTCTTTTTCCGGTCTCTTCATCCCCGCTACCTTAAAAGCAggacataaatacaaatattcaatTACTCCGTTGTGACTGGTCAACGGCAGCTGTGGTCAAACATGTACTATAACCTAAACTGCATAATTCACCATTGGCCCAGGCAACTAACTTTCTACATAGCTGTACTAGTTTAACGCCTCGTGTCTTCCAGCCACTATCTCATCACATTATAACTACAACTAACCATCACGGAAGCCCCCACGAAAGCCTCCACGACCTCTTCCTCGGCCTTCACCTCCTTTCCAACCTGCAACAAACAGATGGGCTCCATGACACAGAGTCATAAACAAATGTCTATTATTCAGAAAAAGACATTACCCTCATCTGTGCCATTTTCGTCATTTTCTGGAAGATAAACAAgaacagtaatttaaaaaaaaaaagtgttttaaattgtGACAATTTTTACACCGACAACAACAAATTCATCACCTCTTCCAAAGCCTCTTCTCCCAGTCTCTTCATTTCCGCCTTAAAAACAGGCaatgaaaattttaaaaactaGTCATTACACAACTTTACCATGATTGGTCAAAGTCAATGTTGTGTggttaaatgtgtgtataatgacCACTAAAATACACAATACACATTGCATCAGGCACCCTACTTCACATACAGCAGGAGATGACAAGAAACATGCATGGCTATTTTCTAGCATAAATAGcaaatcaaagtttattccaagAACCAACCATCACGGAAACCACCACGAAATCCACCGCGGAAACCCCCACGGGATCCACCACGACCTCTTCCTTGGCCTTCATCTTTCCAACCTTCAACAAAGAGACCAGGTCCATGAAGCAATGCAGCGCAAGTCATAAAAACatgtcttgtttaaaaaaataataataataaatacacctTACCctcattgttttcattttcatcagTTTCTGAAAAATGAGCAAGAATGTCATGTaaaaatcaatattaaaatgcatacatGCAAGACTGCACAATAACAGTTGATAACCATAATTATGCTCAATTTGTCAATAATTGTCAGGAATTTCAGTAAACTACACTGCATTTTAAACAGACCTTCTGATCTTCATTTTGTGCTATAATAGAGTCGCCACCCGTGGTCACATTATCATAAATGTGATGGTCACTTCAATGAAGTAGTTTACCATGTATCCTTCTCTAACAAACTTGTAGAAAGGGAATTCATCCGAAACAACTCTTGATGTGGGGACCATTCCACAGTGCCCTTCAAGGGCACAACAATGCCATTCGGAGAGATTTAGCCTCACTCATGTCTTTTACAGTAAGTTGCTTTCACCCATAAAGATTTGGAAGACGTATCAAAATATTGAAATGAGTgaaaaaagctttcagatcacaATTTTAAAaggcagtttgtgtgtgttttttttttttttttttttttttgagtataacaAAAATTGACTGAAATCCTTAAAACCAGACTTCTGTTGAGGGGAATGAAGAATGTAATAACACCTGATTTAAAGGTATTTCTGaagcctcctcttcctcctcgtgaTCCTCCCCTTCCTCCTAAAACACATAAGCAATGCTGGTTTAACACCATGTACATAAGCTTACAGGAGATACACACAAACAACTTTGGATTCAGATTTACAAAGTTTAAATGTGGAATTCATGCAAACCTCTGAAAAGaccatttttaaaatatgtagtTTTGCACCTCCCTAATCAGGACTGCTTTACAGTAAATGGTTctcattaattaattagttaatttattcatatttatacacatccagattaaaaataaataaggccTTTAGCCTTTCATCGAATATGAAAAAGTTGACCTACTCACCTCTGCCCCTGAATCCATCACCAGCAGTCGTCTTCCATGAGCTGCCATCACCATCTACAAACACAAGGACACACTTTAGGTCTGATTTAGAGCTGGATCATGACATTAACTTTCAGGAATCACAATTCCAAATTAGGGATGGGCAATATCTTAAAGTTTGTGATACCAgtaaagatttttaattttttaaataagataaataCTGAATGCCGATTAAGGAACATCTTATTGAATGCGTGTTGTGTTGTTTTGACTGATAAAACCATTATTGTGCACCATTACTCCGACTTTTGCAGCACTGTGCTTTCGTTCCTCCATAAAAGCCCAATTTCCCtgtgcaaatcagtaaaatcatgtaacGTAACATTTGCAAAATGGGACGtacttaaattatgtaaatatttttcccAGGGTACACATGTTAggaaaaaattgttagcctgaatgcaacgcaagtcgctttggataaaagcatctgcttaaatgcatataaataaaaaaatccggACAGCTCTTAAAGTAACAGCaggctacattttattttacatttgatattCATTTCTGCAGTAGGCTGTACCACACTAcagagaaaagtcctctacttcatatgaacgctctgttgcaaagctacttgcgtcactacagtcactttccattttagcgactctgacagcagctgtcaatcaatctgtcactgcgggtctcaggttcacgccccacgcACTCAGCCCTGCCCCCAGTTCCTCCCCTCCATCTCAGCTGTGCTCTTCCCacttttcaaatattgccagtgggtggagtcaggctctaaCCAAGGGTTAATTTCCCCTTTcaatacagataaaatataaagtacaactatacaaataagtaATGAAAAAAGATAGATGAGTAAAGCAGCACATGGTAGAtggagtgcaaaccagtgaagtaaacagtgcagattaggggtgtcacgattctccaaatcctcgattcgattgcattttcgattctaagctcACGGTTTGaatcgattctcgatttttacatttattttctttaaagcacagattgtcatttttcaaactagacttttatttaatataatatttgacCTTTGTTTGCGATGTatcacattacactgtcaaatttaaaacttttattaacaacataatgtaacaataacttatatctttagtcaattgaaaacttaaaataaactgccatccagtttctcttttgtaagtgcagtcttcttcacaaaagatgacattcaagttcataacaaaacaaacaaaaacaataatgactaaactaaccttcaaatattacgatctatttaaaagattaaagataaaacacgttaaacacttcactgtcattcatttagattttatatatatatatatatatatatatatatatatatatatatatatatatatatatatatatatatatatatatatatatatatatatatattatatatatatatatatatatatatatatatatatattttatgtacagtatgtgtgtgtgtgtgtgtgcgcatcattacagtctgtaaaatatgtgtatctttATTACAA belongs to Carassius gibelio isolate Cgi1373 ecotype wild population from Czech Republic chromosome B10, carGib1.2-hapl.c, whole genome shotgun sequence and includes:
- the ddx4 gene encoding probable ATP-dependent RNA helicase DDX4 isoform X3, translated to MDDWEEDQGPVVSCSSGFGLSSRGADGGFKSFYTGSTGNGKANNEDGDGSSWKTTAGDGFRGRGGRGGSRGGRGGFRNTFKSETDENENNEGWKDEGQGRGRGGSRGGFRGGFRGGFRDGGNEETGRRGFGRENDENGTDEGWKGGEGRGRGRGGFRGGFRDGSGDEETGKRGFGRGASTADKPDQEAGENAGPKVVYVPPPPPEEESSIFSHYATGINFDKYDDILVDVSGSNPPKAIMTFDEAGLCESLRKNVTKSGYVKPTPVQKHGIPIISAGRDLMACAQTGSGKTAAFLLPILQRLMADGVAASKFSEVQEPEAIIVAPTRELINQIYLEARKFAYGTCVRPVVVYGGINTGYTIREVLKGCNILCGTPGRLLDIIGRGKVGLSKLRYLVLDEADRMLDMGFEPDMRKLVGSPGMPSKEDRQTLMFSATYPEDIQRMAADFLKVDYIFLAVGVVGGACSDVEQTIIQVDQYSKRDQLLDLLRSTGTERTMVFVETKRSADFIATFLCQEKLSTTSIHGDREQREREKALSDFRTGQCPVLVATSVAARGLDIEQVQHVVNFDLPSSIDEYVHRIGRTGRCGNIGRAVSFFNPESDTPLARSLVKVLSGAQQEVPKWLEEIAFSAHGTTGFNPRGKVFASTDTRKGGSFKTDEPPRASAPTPAAAADDEEWE
- the ddx4 gene encoding probable ATP-dependent RNA helicase DDX4 isoform X1, whose amino-acid sequence is MDDWEEDQGPVVSCSSGFGLSSRGADGGFKSFYTGSTGNGKANNEDGDGSSWKTTAGDGFRGRGGRGGSRGGRGGFRNTFKSETDENENNEGWKDEGQGRGRGGSRGGFRGGFRGGFRDGGNEETGRRGFGRENDENGTDEGWKGGEGRGRGRGGFRGGFRDGSGDEETGKRGFGRGALFNDTVGFRGRNEEVFSKASTADKPDQEAGENAGPKVVYVPPPPPEEESSIFSHYATGINFDKYDDILVDVSGSNPPKAIMTFDEAGLCESLRKNVTKSGYVKPTPVQKHGIPIISAGRDLMACAQTGSGKTAAFLLPILQRLMADGVAASKFSEVQEPEAIIVAPTRELINQIYLEARKFAYGTCVRPVVVYGGINTGYTIREVLKGCNILCGTPGRLLDIIGRGKVGLSKLRYLVLDEADRMLDMGFEPDMRKLVGSPGMPSKEDRQTLMFSATYPEDIQRMAADFLKVDYIFLAVGVVGGACSDVEQTIIQVDQYSKRDQLLDLLRSTGTERTMVFVETKRSADFIATFLCQEKLSTTSIHGDREQREREKALSDFRTGQCPVLVATSVAARGLDIEQVQHVVNFDLPSSIDEYVHRIGRTGRCGNIGRAVSFFNPESDTPLARSLVKVLSGAQQEVPKWLEEIAFSAHGTTGFNPRGKVFASTDTRKGGSFKTDEPPRASAPTPAAAADDEEWE
- the ddx4 gene encoding probable ATP-dependent RNA helicase DDX4 isoform X2 codes for the protein MDDWEEDQGPVVSCSSGFGLSSRGADGGFKSFYTGSTGNGKANNEDGDGSSWKTTAGDGFRGRGGRGGSRGGRGGFRNTFKSETDENENNEGWKDEGQGRGRGGSRGGFRGGFRGGFRDGGNEETGRRGFGRENDENGTDEGWKGGEGRGRGRGGFRGGFRDGSGDEETGKRGFGRGGFRGRNEEVFSKASTADKPDQEAGENAGPKVVYVPPPPPEEESSIFSHYATGINFDKYDDILVDVSGSNPPKAIMTFDEAGLCESLRKNVTKSGYVKPTPVQKHGIPIISAGRDLMACAQTGSGKTAAFLLPILQRLMADGVAASKFSEVQEPEAIIVAPTRELINQIYLEARKFAYGTCVRPVVVYGGINTGYTIREVLKGCNILCGTPGRLLDIIGRGKVGLSKLRYLVLDEADRMLDMGFEPDMRKLVGSPGMPSKEDRQTLMFSATYPEDIQRMAADFLKVDYIFLAVGVVGGACSDVEQTIIQVDQYSKRDQLLDLLRSTGTERTMVFVETKRSADFIATFLCQEKLSTTSIHGDREQREREKALSDFRTGQCPVLVATSVAARGLDIEQVQHVVNFDLPSSIDEYVHRIGRTGRCGNIGRAVSFFNPESDTPLARSLVKVLSGAQQEVPKWLEEIAFSAHGTTGFNPRGKVFASTDTRKGGSFKTDEPPRASAPTPAAAADDEEWE